A region from the Acetobacteroides hydrogenigenes genome encodes:
- a CDS encoding DUF2202 domain-containing protein: MKRFSVLLAAVGMVFATAALTSCEKEANGSDPKFDTLLEVQGDGTSLILGSNLKSALVATAPGTALEQEMLTFMKEEEKLARDVYMALSAKWGTPIFANIAKAEATHASAVVTLMERLGMANTALLPAGEFENPAFTALYAQLVADGSRSLADAFRVGALIEEKDIFDLKDDLTKTSNANITMVFENLLKASSNHLRAFNRQLTSLGITYSPTYLDLATFTQIVTSPMEQGRRYQLRFGQSS; this comes from the coding sequence ATGAAACGGTTTTCAGTTCTTTTAGCTGCGGTGGGCATGGTGTTCGCTACGGCTGCTCTTACGAGCTGCGAAAAGGAGGCCAACGGTAGCGACCCCAAATTCGATACGCTACTCGAGGTTCAGGGCGATGGTACCAGCCTAATTCTGGGCTCGAACCTTAAAAGCGCCCTGGTGGCAACAGCGCCAGGCACCGCTTTAGAGCAGGAGATGCTGACCTTTATGAAGGAAGAGGAGAAACTGGCCCGCGATGTTTACATGGCTCTTAGCGCAAAGTGGGGAACTCCTATCTTTGCCAACATTGCAAAGGCCGAGGCAACGCACGCCAGCGCGGTTGTAACCCTAATGGAGCGCCTGGGCATGGCAAACACCGCTTTGCTTCCCGCTGGCGAGTTCGAGAATCCAGCGTTTACCGCCCTTTACGCCCAGCTTGTTGCCGATGGTAGCAGGTCGTTGGCCGATGCCTTTAGGGTGGGGGCCCTTATAGAGGAGAAGGACATCTTCGATCTGAAGGACGATCTGACAAAAACCTCAAACGCCAACATTACTATGGTGTTCGAGAATTTGCTGAAGGCCTCGTCCAACCACCTAAGGGCCTTTAATCGCCAGCTAACCTCGCTAGGCATTACCTACAGCCCTACCTACCTCGATTTGGCTACCTTCACCCAGATTGTAACCTCGCCAATGGAGCAGGGTAGGCGCTACCAGCTTAGATTTGGACAAAGCAGCTAG
- a CDS encoding RNA polymerase sigma factor, with protein sequence MDLRQEAEVVERILKGEQELFAEMVRAHQSLVFTTCMGFTHSREDAEDLTQEVFISAYQQLGRFKGDSKISTWLYRIAVNASLNHMRNSKRRSIFQRIEGLFVKDKAEVQPPVMPLGDNPEQLLISAQESEAVQQTIDSLPESQRVAFTLSRYDELPQSEIAAIMSISEGAVEQLLQRAKANLRKKLVAFYKK encoded by the coding sequence ATGGATTTGAGGCAGGAGGCAGAGGTTGTTGAGCGAATACTAAAAGGCGAGCAGGAACTGTTTGCCGAGATGGTACGCGCGCATCAGTCTTTGGTGTTTACTACCTGCATGGGCTTTACGCACAGCCGCGAAGATGCCGAGGATCTTACCCAGGAGGTTTTTATTAGCGCCTACCAGCAGCTTGGCCGCTTTAAGGGCGATTCGAAGATATCTACCTGGCTCTACCGTATAGCCGTCAACGCATCGCTAAACCATATGCGCAACAGCAAACGCCGAAGCATATTCCAGCGTATAGAGGGGCTGTTTGTTAAGGATAAGGCCGAGGTGCAACCTCCGGTAATGCCGTTGGGCGATAATCCGGAGCAACTGCTCATCTCAGCACAGGAGAGCGAAGCCGTGCAGCAGACCATCGACTCGCTACCCGAAAGCCAGCGCGTGGCCTTTACCCTAAGCCGGTACGACGAGCTGCCGCAAAGCGAGATTGCCGCCATTATGTCGATCAGCGAGGGGGCTGTGGAGCAGCTGCTGCAGCGCGCAAAGGCCAACCTCCGTAAAAAGCTGGTCGCCTTCTACAAAAAGTAG
- a CDS encoding helix-turn-helix domain-containing protein: MEQLNIVSIALLSFFFVSFISKKGKTLSENILIFWLGVLIVSQITYLIEKSVLIHRFHFVVESICSINIIHGATLLVYVKSMIDKDYRIGRTELIHLTPFVILIAAKLLMQDVWNLYSCAAEGSCTCSNNIYLRLISWYKILVVGAYVIYSLTLYLKAKKSDSYLLGLSTQTKWWITTVVLGSVTLFGLIVALELVQVLSIYQITDKLLVINILTSIFAILFIYIGNKYAFLLSKVSNSVEKPKRKNSTTPTVQNDESLIDPKFERIFNEVEQLMKEQQLYLEPELTLSMVSERIKVPSAIVSQAVKIFTNQSFPSYINTYRVDMVIEKMNSPLFKTYTILSLALESGFNSKASFNRIFKQQKGVTPSEYATQLGLSPKEE; this comes from the coding sequence ATGGAACAACTCAACATAGTTAGCATAGCCCTTCTTTCATTCTTCTTTGTTTCCTTTATCAGCAAGAAAGGGAAAACGCTGTCCGAAAACATCCTAATCTTTTGGCTAGGAGTGCTAATCGTTTCGCAGATAACCTACCTTATCGAAAAGTCGGTGCTGATACATCGCTTCCACTTTGTCGTAGAAAGCATATGCAGCATAAACATCATACATGGGGCTACGCTTCTGGTGTACGTAAAAAGCATGATCGACAAAGATTACAGGATTGGGCGAACCGAGCTTATTCACCTTACCCCTTTTGTAATTCTTATTGCCGCAAAACTCCTGATGCAGGACGTATGGAACCTGTACAGCTGCGCAGCCGAAGGCTCGTGCACCTGCTCCAACAATATTTACCTTAGGCTGATTAGCTGGTATAAGATTCTTGTTGTAGGAGCCTATGTAATCTATTCGCTTACCCTATACCTTAAAGCCAAGAAAAGCGACTCGTACCTTTTAGGACTATCCACCCAAACAAAATGGTGGATTACAACGGTAGTACTCGGAAGCGTAACCCTATTTGGCCTTATCGTAGCGCTAGAGCTGGTTCAGGTGCTCAGCATTTACCAGATTACCGACAAGCTGCTTGTTATAAATATTCTGACCTCCATATTCGCCATACTCTTTATTTACATTGGCAACAAGTACGCCTTCCTTCTTTCGAAGGTAAGCAATAGCGTAGAGAAACCTAAAAGGAAGAATAGCACTACCCCTACGGTACAGAATGACGAGTCGCTAATCGACCCTAAGTTCGAAAGGATATTCAACGAGGTGGAACAGCTAATGAAGGAGCAGCAGCTCTACCTAGAGCCCGAGCTAACCCTAAGCATGGTTTCGGAAAGGATAAAGGTACCATCGGCCATTGTTTCTCAGGCCGTAAAGATCTTTACCAACCAGTCATTCCCTTCGTATATAAATACGTACAGGGTAGATATGGTAATCGAGAAAATGAATTCGCCGCTTTTTAAAACCTACACCATACTATCGCTTGCGCTAGAGTCGGGCTTTAACTCTAAGGCCTCGTTTAACCGTATATTTAAGCAGCAAAAGGGCGTTACCCCCAGCGAGTACGCTACCCAGCTAGGCTTAAGCCCTAAGGAAGAGTAG
- a CDS encoding glycoside hydrolase family 16 protein, with translation MGLFKRATIAAAVLLVGFTASSQKQEHKWKLTWQDDFNGTRIDTSKWSKIPRGGSDWNRHMSDQDSLYEVKDGKLLLRGMVNTNPTDTVPVVTGGVYTKGKFFQKYGRIEISAKLQSAQGAWPAFWMLPETGKWPNAGEIDIMEHLNFDSIAYQTVHSYYTFVLKEENPPKGGVNKINMNEFNTYRVDWYPDSLVFFVNNRRTFAYPRIETTKEGQWPFTTPFYLLLDMQLGGSWVGPIDKSQLPVEMEIDWIKFYALPKEFEKEE, from the coding sequence ATGGGACTATTTAAAAGAGCAACCATTGCGGCAGCTGTGCTATTGGTTGGATTTACGGCATCCTCACAAAAGCAGGAGCATAAATGGAAGTTAACCTGGCAGGATGACTTTAACGGTACAAGAATAGACACTTCGAAGTGGTCTAAAATTCCTCGCGGAGGCTCTGACTGGAATAGGCATATGTCGGACCAAGATTCTTTGTACGAAGTAAAAGATGGCAAGCTGCTTCTTCGCGGTATGGTGAATACCAACCCCACCGATACGGTTCCTGTGGTAACGGGGGGCGTATACACCAAGGGGAAATTTTTTCAGAAGTATGGACGTATAGAGATTTCTGCAAAGCTGCAATCAGCACAAGGAGCCTGGCCGGCATTCTGGATGCTGCCAGAAACGGGCAAATGGCCAAATGCAGGTGAGATCGACATCATGGAGCACCTGAATTTCGATTCTATCGCATATCAGACAGTACACAGCTACTATACGTTTGTGCTCAAGGAAGAGAACCCACCCAAGGGAGGCGTGAATAAAATAAACATGAATGAGTTTAATACCTATCGTGTAGATTGGTACCCCGATTCGCTGGTATTCTTTGTAAACAACCGCCGCACATTTGCATATCCACGGATTGAGACCACAAAGGAGGGTCAGTGGCCGTTTACCACACCGTTCTACCTGCTACTAGACATGCAGCTGGGAGGAAGCTGGGTAGGCCCCATCGATAAATCGCAGCTACCCGTTGAAATGGAAATCGACTGGATTAAGTTTTATGCGCTACCCAAAGAGTTTGAGAAGGAGGAGTAA
- a CDS encoding Spy/CpxP family protein refolding chaperone produces MKSEKSKTLVWIIVLLVVFNLTTLATIGYHIYDANRGGAGSRGGAAPAKGEGVQFNGRFFRDSLNLSREQMDRFREVNHRFRSDANEVNVKLRGLRQRMMQNMAGPKPDTLLLYQLSDSIGVLHARLKRDTYQYYLGIRGICTKDQQVKLKAIFETVFGSEDSAGCSGKGTGQGHHRGQCRNQ; encoded by the coding sequence ATGAAATCCGAAAAAAGTAAAACGCTGGTATGGATAATCGTGCTGCTGGTGGTGTTTAACCTTACCACGCTGGCAACAATAGGGTACCATATCTACGATGCGAATAGGGGAGGAGCGGGCAGCCGTGGGGGTGCCGCCCCGGCCAAGGGCGAAGGCGTACAGTTTAACGGCCGCTTTTTCCGCGATTCGCTCAACCTCTCGCGCGAGCAAATGGATCGGTTTCGCGAGGTTAACCATCGCTTTCGCAGCGATGCCAACGAGGTAAACGTAAAGCTGCGTGGGCTTCGCCAGCGCATGATGCAGAATATGGCGGGACCAAAACCCGATACGCTGCTCCTTTACCAGCTGTCCGACTCTATTGGGGTGCTGCACGCTCGGCTGAAGCGCGACACCTACCAGTACTACCTTGGCATACGCGGTATTTGCACCAAAGATCAGCAGGTAAAGCTGAAGGCCATCTTCGAAACCGTTTTTGGATCGGAAGATTCGGCGGGCTGCTCCGGTAAAGGTACCGGGCAAGGCCACCATCGGGGGCAATGCCGCAATCAGTAA
- a CDS encoding ABC-F family ATP-binding cassette domain-containing protein, with amino-acid sequence MITVSNLAIQFGKRILFQDVNLKFTPGNCYGIIGANGAGKSTLLRMLSGTLDSTRGKIEQGPGERLSVLKQDHFEFDEFRVLDTVLMGHSVLWGIMQEKDALYAKPDFSEEDGIRASELEEKFGEMDGWNAESDAAMLLSGLGIKEDNHYKLMKELSGKEKVKVLLAQALFGKPDNLLLDEPTNDLDLETVMWLENYLSNFENTLLVVSHDRHFLDSVCTHIVDIDFGKVKLFPGNYSFWYESSQLALRQQANQNKKAEERKKELLEFIQRFSANVAKSKQTTSRKKMLEKLNVEEIQPSTRRYPGIIFTPERETGNSILEVKDINKVAEDGTVLLKDVRFTVEKDEKIVFLSKNPMAMTALFEILNGHMQPDSGTYDWGITITTAYLPLENSEFFQNEMNLVEWLGQYSADTSESFLRGYLGKMLFSGEEIYKKSSVLSGGEKMRCMISRMMLRNANVMILDNPTNHLDLESIQAFNNTLTNFKGNVLMSSHDHEFIETVCNRIIELTPNGIIDKQMDYDDYITSDKIKELRDSMYQ; translated from the coding sequence ATGATTACAGTCTCAAATCTGGCGATTCAGTTCGGGAAACGCATTCTTTTTCAAGATGTGAATTTGAAGTTTACTCCCGGCAATTGCTACGGTATTATTGGCGCAAATGGTGCCGGAAAGTCAACCCTTTTAAGGATGTTAAGCGGTACGCTCGACTCTACCCGCGGAAAAATAGAGCAAGGGCCGGGCGAGCGTTTGTCGGTGCTTAAGCAGGACCACTTCGAATTCGACGAGTTTCGCGTGCTGGATACGGTGCTTATGGGGCACTCCGTTCTCTGGGGCATCATGCAGGAGAAGGATGCGCTGTACGCAAAGCCCGATTTCTCGGAAGAGGATGGAATTCGCGCCTCGGAGCTCGAGGAGAAGTTCGGCGAAATGGACGGCTGGAATGCCGAAAGCGACGCGGCCATGCTGCTAAGCGGCCTTGGCATCAAGGAAGACAACCACTACAAGCTCATGAAGGAGCTGAGCGGTAAGGAAAAGGTGAAGGTGCTTTTGGCCCAAGCCCTATTCGGCAAGCCCGACAACCTGCTGCTCGACGAGCCTACCAACGACCTCGACCTCGAAACCGTAATGTGGCTCGAGAACTACCTTTCGAATTTCGAAAATACCCTTTTGGTGGTATCGCACGACCGCCACTTCCTCGACTCGGTGTGTACGCACATCGTAGATATCGACTTTGGTAAGGTTAAGCTATTCCCCGGTAACTACAGCTTCTGGTACGAAAGTAGCCAACTGGCCCTCCGTCAGCAGGCCAACCAAAATAAGAAGGCCGAAGAGCGTAAGAAGGAGCTGTTGGAGTTCATCCAACGCTTTAGCGCCAACGTGGCCAAGAGTAAGCAAACTACCAGCCGTAAGAAGATGTTGGAGAAGCTCAACGTTGAGGAGATCCAGCCTTCGACCCGTCGCTACCCCGGTATCATCTTTACCCCCGAGCGCGAAACGGGTAATAGCATCCTCGAGGTTAAGGACATCAACAAGGTGGCCGAGGATGGTACTGTGCTGCTTAAGGATGTTCGCTTCACCGTAGAGAAGGACGAGAAGATCGTCTTCCTTTCGAAGAATCCGATGGCAATGACCGCCCTCTTCGAGATTCTCAACGGCCATATGCAGCCTGATTCGGGAACCTACGATTGGGGTATCACCATCACCACCGCATACCTACCGCTCGAAAATAGCGAGTTTTTCCAGAATGAGATGAACCTTGTAGAGTGGCTCGGCCAGTACTCGGCGGATACCAGCGAGAGCTTCCTCCGCGGCTACCTCGGCAAGATGCTCTTCTCGGGCGAGGAGATCTACAAGAAGTCGAGCGTACTTTCGGGAGGCGAGAAGATGCGCTGCATGATCTCACGCATGATGCTTCGCAACGCCAACGTGATGATCCTGGATAACCCAACCAACCACCTCGATCTGGAGTCGATTCAGGCCTTCAACAATACGCTTACCAACTTTAAGGGTAACGTGCTGATGTCGTCGCACGACCACGAGTTCATCGAAACCGTGTGTAACCGTATCATCGAGCTTACGCCAAACGGCATTATCGATAAGCAGATGGACTACGACGACTACATCACCAGCGACAAGATTAAGGAGCTACGCGATAGCATGTACCAGTAG
- a CDS encoding anti-sigma factor family protein → MNCKECIDYLEQYRNGELPEATSMLVGEHLSKCSRCAASLRAVAGIERFVALEKGQQPSPFLASRVMARIGSLETSPSASILTRFRPLVLAASVAATIALGILIGSLYQNGTLKASGSADMAFIDDASLESIHLLTSE, encoded by the coding sequence ATGAACTGCAAGGAGTGCATCGATTACCTGGAACAATACCGTAACGGGGAGTTACCCGAAGCTACGAGCATGCTCGTAGGCGAGCATCTGTCGAAGTGCAGCCGCTGTGCGGCAAGCCTAAGGGCAGTGGCCGGAATCGAGCGGTTTGTTGCTCTCGAAAAAGGGCAGCAGCCTAGTCCGTTCCTTGCTTCGAGGGTTATGGCTCGAATTGGGAGCCTAGAGACATCGCCTTCAGCATCGATCCTTACCCGTTTTCGTCCGCTTGTTTTAGCAGCATCCGTTGCTGCTACCATTGCTCTGGGCATCCTAATAGGAAGCCTTTACCAAAACGGGACTCTTAAGGCATCGGGAAGCGCCGATATGGCCTTCATAGACGATGCCTCGCTGGAGTCCATACATTTGCTAACCTCCGAGTAA